Proteins co-encoded in one Arachis hypogaea cultivar Tifrunner chromosome 11, arahy.Tifrunner.gnm2.J5K5, whole genome shotgun sequence genomic window:
- the LOC140176351 gene encoding uncharacterized protein yields MAMCDVCFQLKRSLSVVGLDDIQGPSKVTTKGRPKSKEAWRCTGEVLQEIYSEEEQECRFAGGSFGGLLKYGLRCSGLPVRIWWLHVFVKLVRQQLESVGNGFEYL; encoded by the exons ATGGCGATGTGTGATGTTTGTTTTCAACTGAAACGTAGTTTGAGCGTTGTGGGCCTAGACGACATTCAAGGCCCGTCGAAGGTCACCACAAAGGGCCGGCCAAAGAGTAAAGAGGCTTGGCGCTGCACTGGAGAAGTCCTTCAAGAAATCTACTCAGAGGAAGAGCAAGAATGTCGCTTCG CGGGTGGTTCCTTTGGAGGCCTCTTAAAATATGGACTTCGGTGCTCCGGTTTGCCAGTTAGAATCTGGTGGCTTCATGTCTTTGTTAAGCTCGTTCGGCAGCAGTTAGAATCTGTTGGAAATGGTTTCGAGTACCTTTAA
- the LOC112720724 gene encoding ubiquitin carboxyl-terminal hydrolase 2, which translates to MGKKIRRKNRASAKEKAVAMQSPKKALESPNPTVESVDEGISTAKETSSCPHLVKGINLNTLSSKIESSGSVRCEDCREGAADRRGGKGKGKGNKQGKKKSGTPVDSKSESKAIWVCLECGQYTCGGVGLPTTPHCHVVRHVRQHRHPLVVHYEKPQLCWCFQCNMLIQVDKIEENEETGRVLSDVVKLLKGRSSQKSSADIKDVGIDGSVTSEIKSGVIVRNDLYGHGGYVVRGMINLGNTCFFNSIMQNLLAMDRLRDNFLNLDSPFGPLVSSLKKLFTETNPESGLKTTINPRSFFGCVCSKSPQFRGYQQHDSHELLRCLLDGLSTEEQAARKQNGSPKRDGTPANTLVDDLFGGQISSTVRCIECGNSSTVYEPFLDLSLPVPTKKPPPRKAQQANRAKKAKLPPKKGGKTRVKVNRDDDPIAGQSISNQSSVHESTSPAQSNVSVAGEVAAPSDCGDSTVLVSKEISNVAKELSSPNLVAVGESQDMQVLDNDANKMSASSDDLAWLDYVEADNVTEECEFLSPKEGDQDTDSKNEPLNELPVGVSCEPYGPECSPKEDQDQRPYSSTNGWEDEVPLQVQGSEVLLLPYKEESSSACEIIGRDGEASCSNLGHGQEELTFEGFGDLFNEPEVFAGPAPRPSSNEVTEAVFNSESDPDEVDDTDSPVSVESCLAHFIKPELLSDENGWNCENCSKIVQRKKVEAKKKANSVLDGIEIGCRVEPLDAADSFSVEVKSLDNGNITDTKNTESSVLHINHGTVLENGQSNGLSSNVDEKDHRTLKMKDTLNEELQSSGCHNSSNAESCNHSAADSSVIVDNTENVESRDPQMSGQDDDDSEECSEEEADVKSLKVKRDATKRVLIHKAPPVLTIHLKRFSQDARGRLSKLNGHVNFRERMDLRPYVDPRFVAEENYEYHLVGVVEHSGSMRGGHYVAYVRGGQRNRGKADNNENESSTWYHASDAYVREVSLDEVLRCEAYILFYEKN; encoded by the exons ATGGGGAAGAAAATCAGAAGAAAGAACCGAGCTTCTGCTAAGGAGAAGGCAGTTGCTATGCAGTCTCCGAAGAAAGCTTTAGAGTCTCCCAACCCAACTGTTGAGTCTGTTGATGAGGGGATCTCTACTGCAAAAGAAACAAGTTCTTGTCCTCATCTTGTAAAGGGTATTAATTTAAATACACTATCTAGCAAGATTGAATCTTCTGGATCAGTAAGGTGTGAAGATTGCAGAGAAGGTGCTGCTGATAGGAGAGgtggaaaaggaaaagggaaaggtAATAaacaagggaagaagaaaagtggCACACCAGTAGATTCAAAATCTGAGTCCAAGGCTATATGGGTTTGTTTGGAGTGTGGTCAATATACCTGTGGAGGTGTGGGGCTACCAACAACCCCTCATTGCCATGTTGTCAGGCATGTGAGGCAACATCGGCATCCCTTGGTGGTTCATTATGAAAAGCCTCAGTTGTGTTGGTGTTTTCAGTGCAATATGCTTATTCAAGTTGATAAAATAGAAGAGAATGAAGAAACAGGCCGTGTTCTATCTGATGTAGTGAAATTGTTGAAAGGGAGATCATCGCAGAAATCATCAGCGGATATTAAGGACGTTGGTATTGATGGCAGTGTTACTTCAGAAATTAAATCAGGAGTGATTGTCAGAAATGATTTATATGGACATGGTGGCTATGTAGTTCGAGGCATGATTAATCTTGGGAATACTTGTTTCTTCAATTCCATCATGCAAAATTTGCTAGCTATGGATAGATTGCGGGACAACTTTCTGAATTTGGATTCTCCTTTTGGACCATTGGTTAGTTCCTTGAAGAAACTGTTCACTGAAACAAATCCAGAATCAGGATTGAAAACCACTATAAATCCTAGATCATTTTTTGGTTGTGTGTGCTCCAAGTCTCCCCAATTTCGAGGATATCAGCAGCATGACAGTCATGAATTGCTCCGTTGTTTGTTGGATGGGTTGagtactgaagagcaagctgcaaGGAAACAAAATGGTTCGCCCAAGAGAGATGGCACCCCTGCAAATACTTTAGTTGATGATTTATTTGGGGGTCAGATATCTAGTACTGTACGGTGCATTGAATGTGGAAATTCCTCAACTGTTTACGAGCCTTTTTTAGATCTTTCACTGCCAGTTCCAACTAAGAAACCCCCTCCTCGGAAAGCACAACAAGCAAATCGAGCCAAAAAGGCAAAACTTCCACCAAAAAAAGGTGGAAAGACCCGAGTCAAAGTTAACAGGGATGATGATCCAATAGCTGGTCAAAGTATATCAAACCAATCATCTGTCCATGAGTCAACCTCCCCTGCTCAGTCCAATGTGTCGGTTGCGGGTGAGGTGGCAGCCCCTTCTGATTGTGGTGATTCTACAGTATTGGTTTCAAAGGAAATAAGCAATGTTGCTAAAGAGCTGTCTTCACCTAATTTGGTTGCTGTTGGAGAGTCTCAAGATATGCAAGTGCTTGACAATGATGCAAATAAGATGTCAGCTTCATCAGATGATCTTGCATGGTTGGATTATGTGGAAGCTGACAATGTCACCGAGGAATGTGAGTTTCTTTCACCGAAAGAGGGCGATCAGGATACTGATAGCAAGAATGAACCTTTAAATGAATTGCCGGTAGGGGTTAGCTGTGAACCTTATGGTCCAGAGTGTTCCCCTAAGGAGGATCAAGACCAAAGACCGTATTCTTCAACAAATGGGTGGGAAGACGAGGTTCCACTACAAGTTCAAGGTTCAGAAGTGCTGTTACTTCCTTATAAAGAGGAAAGTTCCTCTGCTTGTGAGATTATTGGAAGGGATGGTGAGGCTTCCTGTTCGAATTTGGGCCATGGTCAAGAAGAATTAACCTTCGAAGGCTTTGGTGATTTATTCAATGAACCTGAAGTTTTTGCTGGTCCTGCTCCTAGGCCTTCATCTAATGAGGTTACGGAAGCTGTTTTTAACAGCGAGTCTGATCCAGATGAAGTCGATGATACAGATTCTCCGGTTTCGGTAGAGAGTTGCTTGGCACATTTTATAAAACCTGAGCTTCTCTCAGATGAAAATGGTTGGAACTGTGAGAACTGTTCGAAAATTGTCCAACGTAAAAAAGTTGAAGCAAAAAAGAAGGCGAATTCTGTATTGGATGGAATTGAGATTGGATGTCGTGTTGAACCATTGGATGCTGCTGACTCTTTTTCTGTTGAAGTCAAAAGCCTTGATAATGGGAATATTACAGATACCAAAAATACAGAAAGTTCAGTTTTACATATTAATCATGGAACAGTGCTTGAAAATGGTCAATCAAATGGATTGAGTTCAAATGTTGATGAAAAGGATCACAGAACTTTGAAGATGAAAGATACACTTAATGAGGAACTTCAGTCTTCGGGATGTCATAATTCTTCGAATGCAGAAAGTTGTAATCATTCAGCTGCTGATTCTAGTGTTATCGTGGATAACACTGAAAATGTTGAAAGCAGAGATCCTCAGATGTCAGGTCAGGATGACGATGACTCAGAAGAATGCAGTGAGGAAGAGGCTGACGTGAAAAGTTTGAAGGTGAAAAGGGATGCTACTAAGAGGGTCCTCATTCATAAAGCTCCGCCTGTCTTGACAATTCATTTGAAGAGATTCAGCCAAGATGCCCGAGGTCGCTTAAGCAAGTTAAATGGACATGTCAATTTCAGAGAAAGAATGGATCTCAGACCATATGTGGATCCTAG ATTCGTAGCTGAAGAGAATTATGAATACCATTTGGTTGGTGTAGTGGAGCACTCGGGATCTATGAGAGGGGGTCACTATGTTGCATATGTGAGAGGGGGCCAGAGGAACAGAGGGAAGGCTGATAACAATGAGAATGAGAGTTCCACTTGGTATCATGCCAGTGATGCATATGTACGTGAAGTGTCTCTCGATGAAGTTCTTCGATGCGAGGCATACATTTTGTTCTATGAAAAAAATTGA